The following coding sequences are from one Rhodocyclaceae bacterium window:
- the phnC gene encoding phosphonate ABC transporter ATP-binding protein, with protein MHSNAFSSIPPSHGPFALSLDAIEVVYPDGTVGLRSTSLRFAPGDFVVLLGPSGAGKSTLLRSLNGLVRTTSGTIDVAGIGDIRPRRALRSHRQRCAMVFQQHQLIGRLTTLQNVLTGRLSYHSTLRSLWPLPLADKRIALDCLGRVGLLDCALRRVDELSGGQQQRVGIARALAQQPRIMLADEPVASLDPATSMRVLGLIHSICKADGITAIVSLHQVDLARRFADRVVGIGAGSVVFDGPPDRLDGAALSAIYGAGAAPAAGEHTAPASEAAREIDSHALQAVA; from the coding sequence ATGCATTCAAATGCTTTCTCATCCATCCCGCCGTCGCACGGTCCATTCGCGTTGTCGCTCGACGCGATCGAAGTCGTCTATCCGGACGGCACCGTTGGCCTGCGCTCGACCAGCCTGCGCTTCGCGCCGGGCGACTTCGTGGTCCTCCTCGGCCCTTCGGGTGCCGGCAAGTCGACGCTGCTGCGTTCGCTGAACGGGCTGGTACGCACGACGTCGGGCACGATCGATGTCGCTGGCATCGGCGATATCCGTCCGCGCCGTGCACTGCGCAGCCATCGGCAGCGCTGTGCGATGGTGTTCCAGCAGCACCAGCTGATCGGCCGGCTCACCACGCTTCAGAACGTGCTCACCGGGCGCCTCTCTTACCACTCGACGCTGCGTTCACTGTGGCCGCTGCCGCTGGCCGACAAGCGGATCGCGCTCGACTGTCTTGGTCGCGTCGGTCTGCTCGACTGCGCGCTCAGGCGTGTCGATGAACTTTCGGGCGGACAGCAGCAGCGCGTGGGTATCGCGAGGGCGTTGGCCCAGCAGCCCCGGATCATGCTTGCCGACGAACCGGTCGCGAGCCTCGATCCGGCGACCTCGATGCGCGTGCTCGGCCTCATCCATTCGATCTGCAAGGCCGACGGCATCACCGCGATCGTGAGCCTGCACCAGGTCGATCTCGCGCGGCGGTTCGCCGATCGTGTGGTGGGCATCGGTGCCGGATCGGTCGTATTCGACGGCCCGCCAGACCGGCTCGACGGCGCGGCACTGTCGGCGATCTACGGCGCCGGAGCGGCGCCTGCCGCCGGCGAACACACCGCCCCGGCGAGCGAGGCTGCGCGCGAGATCGACAGCCACGCATTACAGGCCGTGGCCTGA
- the phnD gene encoding phosphate/phosphite/phosphonate ABC transporter substrate-binding protein has protein sequence MDRRLFLYRARRATAATALALAGATPSLLHAQSVNPDPKTIRLALLPDENASTIIQNARPLELHLEKLLGREVSVVVTTDYSSMIEAMRFGRIDVAYFGPFSYVLARSRAPNIEPFAVGLDARGSPTYTSVFITLADSPLKSIAQARGLNVGYGDPASTSSHLAPRALIQEQGLVGDRDYKVIHLGTHDAVARAVETGKVPLGALSRPIFESLVKSGKLDGSKLRILAESRPIPNYPMVMQSGLNPKLKEQIRRAFLDLKDAALLKNFRATGFAGTDDKAYDVLRETAKVLNLDLSKQQ, from the coding sequence ATGGACCGCCGCCTCTTCCTGTATCGCGCTCGCCGCGCAACCGCCGCGACTGCGCTCGCACTCGCCGGCGCCACGCCTTCCCTGCTGCATGCGCAGAGCGTCAACCCCGATCCGAAGACGATCCGGCTGGCACTTCTGCCCGACGAGAATGCATCGACGATCATCCAGAACGCACGGCCGCTCGAACTGCATCTCGAAAAGCTGCTCGGCCGTGAAGTCAGCGTGGTGGTGACCACCGATTACTCCTCGATGATCGAGGCGATGCGCTTCGGCCGCATCGACGTGGCCTACTTCGGGCCGTTCTCGTACGTGCTGGCGCGCTCGCGCGCACCGAACATCGAACCGTTCGCCGTCGGCCTCGACGCACGCGGCAGCCCGACCTACACGAGCGTGTTCATCACGCTGGCCGACTCGCCGTTGAAGTCGATCGCACAGGCACGCGGGCTCAACGTCGGCTACGGTGACCCGGCATCGACCTCGAGCCACCTTGCACCGCGCGCGCTGATCCAGGAGCAGGGGCTGGTCGGCGATCGCGATTACAAGGTGATCCACCTCGGCACGCACGATGCCGTCGCGCGGGCGGTCGAGACCGGCAAGGTGCCGCTCGGCGCGTTGTCGCGTCCCATCTTCGAGTCACTGGTGAAGTCCGGCAAGCTCGACGGGTCGAAGCTGCGCATCCTCGCAGAGTCGCGGCCGATTCCGAACTACCCGATGGTGATGCAAAGCGGCCTCAACCCGAAGCTGAAGGAGCAGATCCGCCGTGCGTTCCTCGACCTCAAGGATGCGGCGCTGCTGAAGAACTTCCGTGCGACCGGGTTCGCCGGCACCGACGACAAGGCCTACGACGTGCTGCGCGAGACGGCGAAGGTCCTGAACCTCGATCTGTCGAAGCAGCAGTAG
- a CDS encoding BamA/TamA family outer membrane protein, protein MSGRWGSLAVLVAAVWMLLPVLLPTVAMRAAHAQDAPLAAQSDAYRVEIDAPYPLGGLLRADLDLLRWRTYEGMNRDLLERLVAEAQAQLVETLATEGYFAPVIERSIAGDERPWTVRFQVDSGPATRVSEVRIAIVGSVIADPARVARQRDRILERWPLPQGARFRQVDWDNGKRLAVESLAADRFAGASLKRSRATIDPQTDSAVLEVELDSGPPFRFGEIQVRGLSRHPASIVRNLATFVPGDPFDERDLLQFQRRLTATGYFSAVQVEMDDDPANAAAAPVRVSVIEANSRRIEAGVGYSTDTLYRAQLGYTDNDFLERGWRWRSDARVESRSARATSSIALPARDDGWQHAYLLQFDQSDISGLFQREGSFTFNRTAIDERRQPQWSLGAHLQQQQPDGSSSDTVHALFGAYRYTRRMTDDLLSPNRGTNWSVQAGAAPPGLSSRTFGRGIAQVAHWIPLGRTATVMVRAEGGAVVSSTTDGIPESFLFRTGGDTSIRGYAYQSIGVKKGAAVTGGRMYALASVEATRWVNERWGIAAFYDAGNAGDRVSDLRDAAQGAGFGARVRTPLGPVRVDIAYGEKSEQVRLHLSLGVNF, encoded by the coding sequence ATGAGCGGTCGGTGGGGCAGCCTTGCCGTACTCGTGGCGGCGGTCTGGATGCTGCTGCCCGTCCTCCTGCCGACCGTCGCGATGCGTGCGGCCCATGCCCAGGATGCGCCGTTGGCGGCGCAGTCCGACGCCTACCGCGTCGAGATCGATGCGCCGTACCCGCTTGGCGGCCTGCTGCGTGCCGACCTCGACCTGCTGCGCTGGCGCACCTACGAAGGGATGAACCGCGACCTGCTGGAGCGGTTGGTGGCCGAGGCCCAGGCGCAGCTGGTCGAGACCCTCGCCACCGAGGGCTATTTCGCGCCGGTGATCGAACGCTCGATCGCCGGCGACGAGCGGCCATGGACCGTGCGCTTCCAGGTCGATTCCGGCCCGGCCACGCGCGTGTCGGAGGTACGCATCGCGATCGTCGGCTCGGTGATTGCCGACCCGGCCCGCGTCGCCCGCCAGCGTGACCGCATCCTGGAGCGCTGGCCGCTGCCGCAGGGCGCACGCTTCCGCCAGGTCGACTGGGACAACGGCAAGCGGCTGGCGGTGGAATCGCTGGCCGCCGACCGCTTCGCCGGCGCCAGCCTGAAACGCAGCCGGGCGACCATCGATCCGCAGACCGACAGCGCCGTACTCGAGGTCGAGCTCGACAGCGGCCCGCCGTTCCGCTTCGGCGAGATCCAGGTGCGTGGCCTGTCGCGCCATCCAGCTTCGATCGTGCGCAACCTGGCGACCTTCGTACCCGGCGACCCGTTCGACGAGCGGGACCTGCTGCAGTTCCAGCGCCGTCTGACGGCCACTGGCTACTTCTCGGCGGTGCAGGTCGAGATGGACGACGACCCGGCGAACGCCGCGGCCGCGCCGGTGCGCGTGTCGGTGATCGAGGCCAACTCGCGCCGCATCGAAGCGGGCGTCGGCTACAGCACCGACACCCTGTACCGCGCGCAACTCGGCTACACCGACAACGACTTCCTCGAACGCGGCTGGCGCTGGCGCTCGGATGCACGCGTCGAGAGCCGCTCCGCCCGGGCGACCTCGTCGATCGCGCTGCCTGCGCGCGATGACGGATGGCAGCACGCGTACCTGCTGCAGTTCGACCAGAGCGATATCTCCGGCCTGTTCCAGCGCGAGGGCAGCTTCACCTTCAACCGTACCGCGATCGACGAGCGGCGGCAGCCGCAGTGGAGCCTGGGCGCCCACCTGCAGCAGCAGCAGCCCGACGGCAGCTCGAGCGACACAGTGCATGCGCTGTTCGGCGCGTACCGTTACACCCGGCGCATGACAGACGACCTGCTCTCGCCCAACAGGGGTACGAACTGGTCGGTGCAGGCAGGTGCGGCGCCGCCCGGGCTGTCCAGCCGCACCTTCGGACGTGGCATTGCGCAGGTCGCGCACTGGATCCCGCTGGGCCGCACGGCGACGGTGATGGTGCGCGCCGAGGGCGGCGCGGTCGTTTCCAGCACCACCGACGGCATCCCCGAGAGTTTCCTGTTCCGCACCGGCGGCGATACCTCGATCCGCGGCTACGCCTACCAGAGCATCGGCGTGAAAAAGGGCGCGGCGGTCACCGGCGGCCGCATGTATGCGCTGGCCAGCGTCGAGGCGACGCGCTGGGTCAATGAACGCTGGGGCATCGCCGCGTTCTATGATGCGGGCAACGCGGGCGACCGCGTGTCGGACCTGCGCGACGCGGCGCAGGGCGCGGGCTTCGGCGCACGGGTACGCACGCCGCTCGGTCCGGTGCGCGTGGACATCGCCTATGGCGAGAAGTCCGAGCAAGTCCGGCTTCACCTGTCGCTGGGGGTGAACTTCTGA
- a CDS encoding MATE family efflux transporter: protein MAELAPATKPVRPASRRDADGRERVDYRAVALLAAPLFANSAVQAALNLTDTWYVGRLSTDATAAMGAIHWLILGAIFLLGGVGMGVQTLVAQNQGAGRHHEAARSLWTGLWVALAISPLFVLLAACGTLVLRPFALAPAIESLAVDYWWPRLLGAPLAVALWAVSGFFNGIGRTRVTLGLMLTVALLNAPLNELLMFRLGWGIAGAAWATNIALACGIVLALLLFLSKRVRDEYGSHRGWQPELHRIGALLVLGLPIGVAISVDVLGAALFQIMQVQLGPVDGAATQIVMMLTSIAFMPAVGIGIAGTTLVGQSIGAGDRDWAARVGNATIRLSVAYMGVVGVAIAASGPWLIPLFVSSSDPNFAATVALATSLVWIAAIYQAFDALHLGSSFCLRGAGDTRFPAIALLVLSWGLFVPLAHTLTFAPGQGWIDGLPQYGLGATGGWIAITAYISLLGITLLLRWRSGAWRRIQL from the coding sequence ATGGCTGAGCTCGCGCCAGCGACGAAGCCGGTGCGCCCGGCCAGCCGCCGCGATGCCGATGGCCGGGAACGCGTCGACTATCGCGCAGTCGCCCTGCTCGCCGCGCCGCTGTTCGCCAACAGCGCCGTGCAGGCCGCGCTGAACCTGACCGACACCTGGTACGTCGGCCGACTGTCGACCGATGCCACGGCGGCGATGGGTGCGATCCACTGGCTGATCCTGGGCGCGATCTTCCTGCTCGGCGGCGTCGGCATGGGCGTACAGACGCTGGTCGCGCAGAACCAGGGCGCCGGGCGCCACCATGAGGCCGCACGCTCGCTGTGGACAGGGCTGTGGGTGGCGCTGGCGATCAGCCCGTTGTTCGTGCTGCTCGCGGCCTGTGGCACGCTGGTGCTGCGACCGTTCGCGCTGGCGCCGGCCATCGAGTCGCTGGCTGTCGACTACTGGTGGCCGCGGCTGCTCGGCGCACCGCTGGCGGTCGCGCTGTGGGCTGTGTCGGGCTTCTTCAACGGCATCGGGCGCACCCGGGTCACGCTCGGCCTGATGCTCACCGTCGCGCTGCTCAACGCGCCGCTGAACGAACTGTTGATGTTCCGGCTCGGCTGGGGCATCGCCGGTGCCGCATGGGCAACCAACATCGCGCTCGCCTGCGGCATCGTGCTGGCGCTCCTGCTGTTCCTGTCGAAGCGGGTGCGCGACGAGTACGGCTCGCATCGCGGCTGGCAGCCGGAGCTGCACCGCATCGGCGCGTTGCTGGTGCTGGGGCTGCCGATCGGCGTCGCGATCTCGGTGGACGTGCTCGGCGCAGCGCTGTTCCAGATCATGCAGGTGCAGCTAGGGCCAGTCGACGGTGCGGCGACGCAGATCGTGATGATGCTGACCTCGATCGCCTTCATGCCGGCGGTGGGCATCGGCATCGCCGGCACCACGCTGGTCGGACAATCGATCGGCGCTGGCGACCGCGACTGGGCCGCGCGCGTGGGCAATGCGACGATCCGGTTGTCGGTCGCCTACATGGGCGTGGTCGGCGTGGCGATCGCCGCATCGGGCCCGTGGCTGATCCCGCTGTTCGTCTCGAGCAGCGACCCGAACTTCGCGGCCACCGTCGCGCTCGCCACCTCGCTGGTCTGGATCGCCGCGATCTACCAGGCCTTCGATGCGCTACACCTGGGCAGCTCGTTCTGCCTGCGCGGCGCGGGCGACACCCGCTTCCCGGCCATCGCGCTGCTCGTGCTGTCCTGGGGGCTGTTCGTCCCCCTCGCGCACACACTCACCTTCGCACCGGGGCAGGGCTGGATCGACGGCCTGCCGCAGTACGGCCTCGGTGCCACCGGCGGCTGGATCGCCATCACCGCCTACATCAGCCTGCTCGGCATCACGCTGCTGCTGCGCTGGCGCTCCGGCGCCTGGCGCCGTATCCAGCTCTGA
- a CDS encoding hydroxyacid dehydrogenase has translation MPTQSKPTVVVANWVHPEVRSLLEQHARVICNETREPWPAQTLVEACQGADALIGFMTETVDDAFLAACPSLKIVACALKGFDNYDVAACTRRGVWITIVTDLLTAPTAELTVGHLIALGRHMPAGDRLVRSGRFEGWRPTLYGTGLDGSTIGLIGGGAVGKAVARRLAGFRAQLLYWDKAPLSPDQEDALRLTATSLDELAARSDFVCVCIPLNAESFHLVGDTFLSRMRPGALLVNTARGSVVDEEAVADALESGHLGGYAADVFEMEDWALQDRPRSVNARLLAMPDRTFFTPHLGSAVERIRRDIAMQAAMDVVEVLNGRRPPHAINQPAA, from the coding sequence ATGCCAACACAGTCCAAGCCTACCGTCGTCGTCGCCAACTGGGTTCACCCGGAGGTGCGTTCCCTGCTGGAACAGCATGCGCGCGTCATCTGCAACGAGACACGCGAGCCGTGGCCCGCGCAGACACTGGTCGAGGCCTGCCAGGGCGCCGACGCGCTGATCGGCTTCATGACCGAAACGGTCGACGATGCATTCCTCGCGGCCTGCCCGTCGCTGAAGATCGTCGCTTGCGCGCTGAAGGGCTTCGACAATTACGATGTCGCCGCCTGCACGCGGCGCGGCGTATGGATCACGATCGTCACCGATCTGCTGACCGCACCTACCGCGGAACTGACGGTCGGCCACCTGATCGCGCTCGGCCGGCACATGCCTGCCGGCGACCGGCTGGTCCGCTCGGGACGCTTCGAAGGATGGCGGCCCACGCTCTACGGTACCGGATTGGACGGCAGCACGATCGGACTGATCGGCGGCGGCGCGGTCGGCAAGGCAGTAGCGCGCCGGCTGGCCGGCTTTCGCGCGCAGCTGCTCTACTGGGACAAGGCCCCGCTGTCACCGGACCAGGAGGACGCCTTGCGCCTCACCGCAACCAGCCTCGACGAACTCGCGGCGCGCAGCGACTTCGTCTGCGTGTGCATTCCGCTCAACGCGGAATCGTTCCACCTGGTCGGTGACACCTTCCTGTCGCGCATGCGGCCGGGCGCACTGCTGGTGAACACCGCACGCGGCTCGGTCGTCGACGAGGAAGCGGTCGCCGACGCGCTCGAGTCAGGCCATCTCGGCGGCTACGCCGCAGACGTGTTCGAGATGGAAGACTGGGCCTTGCAGGACCGGCCGCGCAGCGTGAACGCGCGCCTGCTTGCGATGCCCGATCGGACTTTCTTCACGCCGCACCTCGGCTCTGCCGTCGAGCGCATCCGCCGCGACATCGCGATGCAGGCCGCGATGGACGTAGTCGAAGTGCTGAACGGTCGCCGGCCGCCGCACGCGATCAACCAACCCGCAGCCTGA
- the phnE gene encoding phosphonate ABC transporter, permease protein PhnE — MEHSTHVAAATTGAGDRLDAWLDGDRARERRLLLRVAALVALVAGSFWLTGLFDLERLAEGIPAIAQIGSEMMPPDFTRWVAWVRPLLDTLAMSVAGTAFAVIFSLPLAFLAATNTTPGRGTCHAVRLLLNLFRSLPELILGIILVAAVGFGVLPGVIALGLHSIGMIGKFFAESIEHVDPKPIEAARAAGATPVQVIVHAILPQVLPQMADTVIYRWEYHFRASVVLGAVGAGGIGTELLSSLRIMDYPQVSAILICILVCVTVVDAIGMALRRRLK, encoded by the coding sequence ATGGAGCATTCGACCCACGTTGCCGCCGCCACCACGGGGGCGGGTGATCGCCTCGACGCGTGGCTCGACGGCGACCGCGCACGCGAACGGCGCCTGCTGCTCAGGGTGGCGGCGCTGGTGGCGCTGGTGGCGGGCTCGTTCTGGCTGACCGGGTTGTTCGATCTGGAGCGTCTCGCCGAAGGCATTCCGGCGATCGCACAGATCGGCTCCGAGATGATGCCGCCGGACTTCACCCGCTGGGTGGCGTGGGTGCGGCCTCTGCTCGACACCCTCGCGATGAGCGTCGCGGGAACGGCATTTGCCGTCATCTTCTCGCTGCCTCTCGCCTTCCTCGCGGCGACGAACACGACGCCCGGGCGCGGCACCTGCCATGCGGTGCGCCTGTTGCTCAATCTCTTCAGGTCGCTGCCGGAACTGATCCTTGGCATCATCCTCGTTGCGGCGGTCGGCTTCGGCGTGCTGCCCGGCGTCATCGCACTGGGCCTGCATTCGATCGGCATGATCGGCAAGTTCTTCGCCGAGTCGATCGAGCACGTCGATCCGAAGCCGATCGAAGCGGCACGCGCCGCCGGCGCAACGCCGGTGCAGGTCATCGTGCACGCGATCTTGCCGCAGGTGCTGCCACAGATGGCCGACACCGTGATCTATCGGTGGGAGTACCACTTCCGTGCATCGGTGGTGCTCGGGGCGGTCGGTGCCGGCGGCATCGGCACCGAACTGCTTTCGTCGCTGCGCATCATGGACTACCCGCAGGTGTCGGCGATCCTGATCTGCATCCTGGTCTGCGTCACCGTGGTCGATGCGATCGGCATGGCCCTCCGCCGCCGCCTCAAGTAG
- a CDS encoding DinB family protein, translating into MADIRRDPADLAALHAFGVRNLPVLARGSEFVFGQQLADVARFVGVTLEVHVPLAPEVLMQRWTAILRSTQRLCDQLPPQAIGEPPIEGRPGTLGELAWHVFGIGDGFIECVEGREIDWVGVSMRFPAGGVPDGSIARTYGDGVIGRLEQWWQAADAAQRSGAGEVDTPQGKVELHAFLERQTWHSGQHARQLADVIERHGGKADWPTRDRELQGLPMPVAVWG; encoded by the coding sequence GTGGCCGACATCCGGCGCGATCCGGCCGACCTTGCCGCGCTGCATGCGTTCGGCGTTCGCAACCTGCCCGTGCTGGCGCGCGGCAGTGAGTTCGTGTTCGGGCAGCAGCTCGCCGATGTCGCGCGCTTCGTCGGCGTCACGCTGGAAGTGCATGTACCGCTCGCGCCCGAGGTGCTGATGCAGCGCTGGACGGCGATCCTGCGCAGTACCCAGCGGCTGTGCGATCAACTGCCGCCGCAGGCGATCGGCGAGCCGCCGATCGAGGGCCGGCCGGGAACGCTGGGCGAGCTCGCCTGGCATGTGTTCGGCATCGGGGATGGCTTCATCGAGTGCGTCGAAGGGCGCGAGATCGACTGGGTCGGCGTGTCGATGCGCTTCCCGGCCGGCGGCGTACCCGATGGCAGCATCGCGCGCACGTATGGCGATGGCGTGATCGGCCGGCTGGAACAGTGGTGGCAGGCGGCCGATGCAGCGCAGCGCAGCGGTGCCGGCGAGGTCGACACGCCACAGGGCAAGGTCGAGCTCCATGCCTTCCTGGAGCGCCAGACCTGGCACAGCGGCCAGCACGCCCGCCAGCTCGCCGACGTGATCGAACGCCACGGCGGCAAGGCCGACTGGCCGACGCGCGACCGCGAACTGCAGGGCCTTCCGATGCCCGTCGCCGTCTGGGGCTGA